A single Augochlora pura isolate Apur16 chromosome 2, APUR_v2.2.1, whole genome shotgun sequence DNA region contains:
- the Par-6 gene encoding partitioning defective protein 6 gives MSKSKLQHQVDSSIVAVKSKFDADIIRFSINRNEAISYEDFRKLLAERHDIGPDLSFLIWYTDPTDGDLLPINNDNNLARALLAAKPLLRILIQRKGDGLEDINGYGTMKPKNLISSILGGTPGKPKSLAISNPHDFRQVSAIIDVDILPETCRRVRLLKHGSDKPLGFYIKDGESFRILSPSTGGHVEKVPGVFISRLVPGGLAESTGLLAVNDEVLEVNGIEVAGKTLDQVTDMMIANSSNLIITVKPANQRAALTAPRRGSFSRNSQLSSGSHQSTQSAATGSDEDADEIVDLTGVTLQDDATTSTSQHHHYHHHHHHQNHFNHDQGVLHL, from the exons atgtCTAAAAGCAAACTTCAGCATCAAGTTGACAGCAGCATTGTCGCGGTGAAAAGCAAA TTTGATGCCGATATTATACGATTTTCAATTAACCGCAATGAAGCTATTAGTTATGAAGacttcagaaaattattggcTGAAAGACATGATATAGGCCCAGATCTAAGTTTCCTGATTTGGTATACGGATCCGACTGATGGTGATCTATTACCtattaataatgacaataatttgGCAAGAGCATTACTTGCAGCAAAACCACTTCttagaattttaatacagAGAAAAG GGGATGGACTGGAAGACATAAATGGATATGGAACAATGAAaccaaaaaatttaatatcgagtATTCTTGGTGGTACACCTGGTAAACCAAAGTCATTGGCTATATCGAATCCACATGATTTTAGGCAG gtATCAGCAATAATCGATGTAGATATATTACCAGAAACCTGTCGTCGTGTACGTTTGTTAAAACATGGTTCAGATAAGCCATTAGGATTTTACATTAAAGATGGAGAGAGTTTTCGAATATTATCACCTTCCACAGGTGGTCATGTTGAAAAAGTTCCAGGTGTATTTATTAGTAGATTGGTACCAGGTGGCTTAGCTGAAAGCACAGGACTTCTAGCAGTGAATGATGAGGTACTTGAAGTAAATGGTATAGAAGTTGCTGGAAAAACTCTTGATCAG GTCACAGATATGATGATCGCCAATTCTTCTAATCTAATAATCACAGTAAAGCCTGCAAACCAACGGGCAGCGTTAACTGCACCAAGACGTGGATCATTTTCACGTAATAGTCAATTGTCTTCTGGCAGTCATCAGTCCACGCAAAGTGCTGCAACTGGAAGTGACGAAGATGCAGATGAAATTGTAGATTTAACTGGAGTAACTTTGCAAGATGATGCAACAACTTCAACTTCTCAACATCATCATTATcaccaccatcaccatcaccaaaatcattttaatcatgATCAGGGTGTGCTACATTTATAA
- the LOC144478242 gene encoding uncharacterized protein LOC144478242: MSYVEHGPRIFLTGRPNSRIPLTYGDYVLPRKRLEGRLKLHDSCSDIRAWSPNSLENSRYFRELNEHDSSIGKIIPVNVVVDNIIKLNSCTQTELQIVKKELQKYKSLKLTTKQKEQLQNLNHNQKLKEPTQSNHTTDLLVNITKSAPIIHSNSYLSIHLPLERNLKNENDKLIFVNQSTYLRPYSSKAFDIKSSTNNYALVTQFKSDAKTVLTEDYIERTPQWVEYIDIALQVEQETRDVGVQFNQVDKYANKIITTSVMSQTSFTYKSSEEDDNLLESDKISFQTNNEEESVDYDTSYSGSFQDIGTPSKSSSELTESDKSIIIQKDSEIIALKHKLRAWDLELDEIRGFNKKLKISLQEKEKFISSQEENLKMLHGKLTKIEHDYNCEIENLKSKLHGSKYLISQLKQELSKKCESSYLQSQEIEKLKLYAKEATTLKLEQEMLLKKLQKMELLSEKLEKQNDEQNCIFADQEKEIKRLLSMISKSSIAYEKQIESLNTEICEKTIEISQYEQQVHSMKQETSEFVNNLKHALNNLEEFNGFCEDVCNCINYDLDITAEANHLLNNINVMMTRFQSYKIERQNLLQQIENLKHSVDNDKQKIHVNQDLKNMISDILKYEDDADSRKTDKKDSIIVLNVKQNKCNPNEIECEDISSSVNSEHSSNGITDNEYNNYIIKLNRKNSINEIDEEIFEYFSYFIVKLHSLTKKLQVYLEIERPLMIEQIYNFYQMLQETESAINGSQDLALKKQRISELSVVFNKRQTKYETYMTQLPNDLSQIQIKIIEFIKTILNQLFNAILYVERNNLSDKQINQAFATCFRFYIGKMDAAMLGAGNQRMQIIEEIEKQQRELQKKSKEIVYLKDELKQYAKRGEGDSVHSGESNVLLKEQLAKVETDLSAKDELLLQLQEQHETLLSELFKSNENYNVLKSQCKNYEKELEIKMAELKEIQLKHLDTTTEQNLKKIKMEFLELQIENKDLKDKINKSEIEEKYREIEGLKDENVMLIQKLKEAENKLSEMNQTILSLTEQNNKIDIIYLMQEDLVKLDKNGKKLKSEFNHLKTQLTNEQNKTKEVDNSLNAIEHENEILKTNIADKKNDNFELSRKLYTETIEEKLRSKLYTLSNKLCERILHFNKVFDLEECILNEQSIESLKDKYLKYQNVNENVKENEIEEIQNQQLCNDKGMLNVQYKMDHQGKYKKLHQQLDMKNSEIKDLQDTIRRLEQANTKLCIDRESQTEQYQDKLTTMKKNYDSSLNELYEKHGKYVDRLQKRYEDIINNETTSVSKNLLQSLDMKELTEPYESIAMIMDNNSNFIQMKDDHQRFYENNVHKEFYELNETQKNVHRNMYEKEIPNKLDSTILREENNSYLQNQWQLIISSQIPKYSIRTQNYKLREIVEENYGYIDSSKILGLENKYEKQKQIIKDSTFDQQRWNFINQCSVYHKMGNN; the protein is encoded by the exons ATGTCGTATGTGGAGCATGGTCCTCGAATTTTCTTAACTGGTAGACCTAACAGTAGGATACCATTGACATACGGTGATTATGTTTTGCCACGAAAAAGGTTGGAAGGTCGATTAAAGTTGCATGATTCTTGTTCAGATATTAGAGCCTGGAGTCCAAATTCTTTGGAGAATTCGCGTTATTTTCGTGAACTTAATGAACATGACTCTTCa ATAGGAAAAATAATACCAGTAAATGTAGttgttgataatataattaaactcaATTCATGTACGCAAACTGAACTCCAAATAGTTAAAAAGGAACTACAGAAATACAAAAGTTTAAAACTTACCACTAAACAAAAagaacaattacaaaattta AATCATAATCAAAAGCTAAAGGAACCAACACAAAGTAATCATACGACGGatttattagttaatattactaaatcaGCACCCATAATTCAttcaaattcatatttatcaatCCATTTACCccttgaaagaaatttaaaaaatgagaacGATAAGCTAATTTTTGTCAATCAATCTACTTATTTGCGTCCTTATTCCTCAAAAGCATTTGATATAAAGTCGTCAACCAATAACTATGCATTAGTGACACAATTTAAATCTGATGCTAAAACAGTCCTTACTGAAG ATTATATTGAACGGACACCACAATGGGTTGAATACATTGATATAGCTTTACAG GTAGAGCAAGAAACACGGGATGTAGGAGTACAGTTCAATCAAGTTGAcaaatatgcaaataaaattataactacatct GTAATGTCACAAACGTCATTTACATATAAATCCAGTGAGGAGGATGATAATCTACTGGAATCAGATAAAATCAGTTTTCAAACAAATAATGAAGAAGAAAGTGTAGATTATGACACATCCTATAGCGGAAGTTTTCAAGATATTGGAACACCATCAAAATCTAGTAGTGAATTAACGGAATCTGATAAAagcattattattcaaaaagaCTCTGAGATAATTGCTTTGAAGCATAAGCTCCGT gcaTGGGATCTTGAACTGGATGAAATACGAggctttaataaaaaattaaaaatttctttgcaagaaaaggaaaagtttATAAGTTCTCAGGAAGAAAATCTTAAA ATGTTGCATGGTAAATTGACAAAGATAGAACATGATTATAATtgcgaaatagaaaatttaaaatctaag CTGCATGGATCTAAATATCTAATTAGCCAACTTAAACAAGAGTTaagtaaaaaatgtgaaagcaGTTATTTGCAATCACAGGAAATTGAGAAACTCAAATTATATGCTAAAGAAGCAACAACATTAAAATTGGAACAAGAAATGCTTTTA aaaaaattacaaaaaatggAACTGCTATCTGAAAAACTCGAAAAACAAAATGATGAACAAAATTGCATATTTGCAGatcaagagaaagaaatcaaACGATTACTATCAATGATAAGCAAGAGTAGTATAGCTTACGAGAAACag ATAGAGAGTTTAAACACCGAAATTTGTGAAAAAACTATTGAAATCTCTCAGTATGAACAACAAGTGCATTCAATGAAACAAGAAACAAGTGAATTTGTCAATAATTTAAAGCATGCTTTAAATAACTTGGAAGAATTTAATGGCTTTTGTGAAGACGTttgtaattgtataaattacgatttagATATTACTGCAGAAGCAAATCatctattgaataatataaatgttatgatGACAAGATTTcaaagttataaaatagaacgtcagaatttattgcaacaaatagaaaatttaaaacactCTGTAGATAAtgataaacaaaaaattcatGTCAATCAGGATTTAAAGAATATGATCTctgatattttgaaatatgaaGATGATGCAGATTCAAGAAAAACgg ataAGAAGGATAgcataattgtattaaatgtaaaacaaaataaatgtaatccCAATGAAATAGAATGTGAGGACATATCCAGCTCTGTGAACAGTGAACATTCATCAAATGGAATTACTGATAAT GAATATAATAACtacattatcaaattaaataggAAGAATAGTATCAACGAAATTgatgaagaaatatttgaatatttttcatattttatagttaaacTACATTCCCttactaaaaaattgcaaGTATACCTTGAAATTGAACGCCCTCTGATGATTgaacaaatatacaatttttatcaaatgcTTCAAGAGACAGAATCCGCTATCAATGGTTCACAAG ATTTAGCACTGAAGAAACAGCGAATTTCGGAATTAAgtgttgtatttaataaaagacaaACGAAATACGAAACTTATATGACACAGTTACCTAATGATTTGTCgcaaatacaaattaaaataatagaatttattaagacaattttaaatcaattgtttAATGCAATACTATACGTggagagaaataatttatctgatAAGCAAATTAATCAAGCATTTGCAACATGTTTTCGATTCTACATTGGTAAAATGGATGCAGCTATGTTAg GTGCTGGCAATCAACGCATGCAAATAATTgaggaaatagaaaaacaacAACGCGAACTACAGAAGAAAAGCAAAGAAATTGTCTATTTGAAGGATGAACTTAAACAGTACGCAAAAAGAGGAGAAGGAGATAGTGTACATTCAGGGGAAAGCAATGTACTCCTCAAAGAACAATTAGCAAAAGTAGAAACAGATCTTAGTGCAAAAGATGAACTCTTGCTACAGTTACAAGAACAACATGAAACTCTTTTGAGTGAACTATTTAAATcaaacgaaaattataatgtattaaaatcaCAGTGtaagaattatgaaaaagaattagaaataaaaatggcagaGTTAAAGGAAATTCAACTTAAACATTTGGATACAACGACAGAACAAAatcttaagaaaataaaaatgga gTTCCTGGAactacaaattgaaaataaagacTTGAAAGATAAGATTAATAAAAGCGAAATTGAAGAAAAGTATCGTGAGATTGAAGGTTTGAAAGATGAAAATGTTATgttgatacaaaaattaaaagaggCTGAAAATAAACTTTCAGAAATgaatcaaacaattttatcgttAACTGAACAAAACAATAAGAtcgatataatatacttaatgCAAGAAGATCTtgtaaaattagataaaaatgggAAGAAATTGAAGTCggaatttaatcatttaaagaCGCAACTTACTAATGAACAAAACAAAACTAAAGAAGTTGATAACAGTTTGAATGCAATTGaacatgaaaatgaaattttgaaaacgaaTATAGCAgacaagaaaaatgataattttgaGCTGTCACGTAAACTTTATACTGAAACTATTGAGGAAAAATTAAGAAGCAAATTATATACTCTATCCAATAAACTATGTGAaagaatattacattttaacaaGGTGTTTGATTTAGAAGAATGcatattaaatgaacaatcCATTGAGAGTTTGAAAGATAAATACTTG aaatatcaaaatgtaaatgaaaatgtaaaggaaaatgaaatagaagaaattcaAAACCAGCAACTATGTAATG ataAAGGTATgttaaatgtacaatataaaatggatCATCAAGGTAAATATAAGAAACTCCATCAGCAGTTAGatatgaaaaattctgaaataaaagatCTTCAAGATACCATACGTCGTTTAGAACAAGCAAACACCAAACTTTGTATTGATCGTGAA tCGCAAACAGAACAATATCAAGATAAGTTAACAACAATGAAAAAGAACTACGATAGCAGTTTAAATGAGCTTTATGAAAAGCACGGAAAATATGTTGATAGATTACAAAAACGATATGAagacattataaataatgaaacaacaTCCGTTTCAAAAAACTTGTTACAA TCATTGGATATGAAGGAATTAACAGAACCCTATGAAAGTATAGCTATGATTATGGACAATAactcaaattttattcaaatgaaagaTGATCATCAACGATTTTACGAGAACAATGTACATAAAGAATTTTACGAACTGAACGAAACACAAAAAAATGTACATAGAAATATGTACGAAAAAg aaattccaaataaattggattcaacaattttaagagAAGAGAATAATTCATACTTACAAAATCAAtggcaattaattatttcaagtcaAATCCCAAAATATTCAATACGCACCCAGAATTACAAATTAAGAGAAATTGTAGAAGAAAATTACGG atacaTTGATAGTAGTAAGATTCTAggattggaaaataaatatgaaaaacagaaacaaataatCAAAGATAGTACT tttGATCAGCAAAGATGGAATTTCATTAATCAGTGTAGTGTGTATCACAAAATGGGTAATAATTAA
- the Car gene encoding vacuolar protein sorting-associated protein 33A: protein MSSVHLSTGRLNVSIIQELARKELFCLLAEYAGTKAIIWDQSLEGPIGLIANCNLLEKRNVVKMYPLQGGLLSIPPDITNVIFITRPQLDLMNLIADTIYCEKKLKPRKSFHVIFVPRTSHLCERKLFIRGVFGCFNSIQQFECDLFPLDSDLLSMELSGSFKDFHLANDPTCLYQVAQAIRGLERIYGKIPKITGRGPAASKVWELLKKFNREEENTQPTIVEHLLLLDRSVDLLSPLVTQLTYEGLIDEIFGIKYNAVLLPAKKFHDSEDSPTAMSLKEKEQIVLNSGDELFAEIRDKNFNGVGPVLSKKARDISSQLDGKYVNKSVQEIKQFVARLPQMLATKQSLAKHATIAEMIKEVTDSCSFLESLQIEQELLNCIDTDKPNAYIEDLIAQKQPLLKILRLLCIQSLTNSGLKLKLLDYYKREIIQTYGYQHLPTILNLERAGLLKQQQSNRQYAVLRKALRLTVEDESEIAPKDISYVHSIYAPLSIRLAEHLVQPNGWQGLNDVMGLLPGPTVNSVPVNVPSSGRRNSMTSEDSNSELPKLVMVFFIGGCTFAEISALRFLSQQEDSNVEFVVCTTEIINGNTFLTSLTEDFENL from the exons ATGTCATCGGTGCATTTATCAACTGGTCGATTAAATGTAAGCATTATTCAAGAACTAGcaagaaaagaattattttgcttACTCGCAGAATATGCCGGCACAAAG gCAATTATATGGGATCAATCTCTTGAAGGACCAATTGGTCTTAttgcaaattgtaatttattggaGAAACGCAACGTGGTTAAAATGTATCCATTGCAAGGTGGATTATTGTCAATACCACCAGATATtactaatgtaatatttattactaggcCTCAATTAGATCTTATGAATTTAATTGCTGACACTATTTATTG tgaaaaaaaattaaaaccacGCAAATCGTTTCATGTCATTTTTGTACCTCGAACAAGTCACCTTTGCGAAAGGAAACTTTTTATTCGAGGAGTCTTTGGATGTTTTAACTCTATACAACAATTTGAATGTGATTTGTTTCCACTTGATAGTGATCTTTTGTCTATGGAACTCAGTGGATCATTTAAAGACTTTCACTTAGCAAATGATCCCACATGTTTATATCAAGTAGCACAAGCTATTCGTGGTTTAGAAAGAATATATGGAAAGATTCCAAAAATCACAGGCAGAGGTCCTGCTGCTAGTAAAGTGTGGgagctattaaaaaaatttaatcgagAAGAAGAGAATACACAACCAACTATTGTAGAACATTTACTGTTATTAGATCGATCCGTGGATTTACTTTCGCCTTTAGTTACACAGTTGACATATGAAGGATTAATAGAtgaaatttttggaataaaatata ATGCTGTTCTGTTACCAGCAAAAAAATTTCATGATTCAGAGGATTCGCCAACAGCAATGTCTCTTAAGGAAAAGGAGCAAATCGTACTTAATTCTGGTGATGAGCTATTTGCAGAAATTAG GGACAAAAACTTTAATGGTGTAGGACCAGTGCTTAGTAAAAAAGCTAGAGATATTTCATCACAGTTGGAtggaaaatatgtaaataaaagcGTGCAAGAAATTAAGCAATTTGTAGCACGGTTACCACAAATGTTAGCTACCAAACAATCATTAGCAAAAC ATGCAACAATAGCAGAAATGATAAAGGAAGTCACAGATTCATGTAGCTTTTTGGAATCTCTACAAATTGAACAAGAATTGTTGAATTGTATTGACACAGATAAACCAAATGCATATATAGAAGATCTGATAGCCCAAAAACAACCGCTCCTTAAGATTTTGCGGCTTCTTTGCATACAGTCCTTAACAAATTCTGGCCTTAAACTAAAACTactagattattataaaagggaaataatacaaacatATGGCTACCAACATTTGCCAACTATTTTGAACTTAGAAAGGGCTGGATTATTAAAGCAACAACAATCTAATCGTCAGTATGCTGTTTTACGGAAAGCATTAAGACTTACAGTTGAAGATGAAAGTGAAATTGCTCCAAAAGATATCAGTTACGTACATTCCATATATGCGCCATTAAGTATTCGATTAGCAGAACATCTTGTACAACCAAATGGTTGGCAGGGCTTAAATGATGTAATGGGTTTATTACCAGGCCCTACTGTGAATAGTGTTCCAGTTAATGTTCCTTCTTCTGGACGAA GAAATTCTATGACAAGTGAAGATTCCAACTCTGAACTACCGAAATTGGTCATGGTTTTTTTTATTGGAGGCTGTACTTTTGCAGAAATTTCTGCGCTTAGATTTTTGTCCCAGCAAGAAGATT CAAATGTGGAATTCGTTGTCTGCACAACAGAGATAATAAATGGTAACACATTTTTGACATCGTTGACGGAAGATTttgagaatttataa